From a single Sphingosinicellaceae bacterium genomic region:
- a CDS encoding N-succinylarginine dihydrolase, translating to MIREINFDGLIGPTHNYAGLSLGNVASAANAGGVSQPRAAALQGLGKMRACLDIGLVQGLFVPPERPATGWLRSLGFSGDDDAVCAAAHDADPALFAQAMSASSMWTANAATVAPASDTADGRCHIVTANLSRMTHRSIEARATEAQLRVAFAGPEFAVHAAVPSIFGDEGAANHMRLCARHDAPGIEVFVYGEEGGRFPARQSRRASEAVARLSGLDPARTLFVQQSPEAIAAGAFHNDVVAVANETLLFAHEQAFADPQRLYADLARLLPEVVVIEVPASAVSLSDAIGSYLFNSQLVTVPGGGMALILPGEARDNRHVAAWLDTLLAGNGPIRAVHYVEVRESMRNGGGPACLRLRVVADPATVDPRFLVDAAKLDRLERVVAAHWPESIAPVDLGNPGLWQQARAARAALLDELGLPELL from the coding sequence GTGATCCGCGAGATCAACTTCGACGGGCTGATCGGCCCGACCCACAATTACGCCGGGCTCAGCCTTGGGAACGTCGCCAGCGCCGCCAATGCCGGGGGCGTGTCGCAGCCCCGCGCCGCCGCGCTGCAAGGCCTCGGCAAGATGCGCGCCTGCCTCGACATCGGGCTGGTGCAAGGCCTGTTCGTGCCGCCCGAGCGTCCCGCGACCGGCTGGCTCCGCAGTCTCGGCTTCTCCGGGGACGACGACGCGGTCTGCGCGGCTGCCCACGACGCTGACCCGGCCCTGTTCGCACAGGCGATGTCGGCATCGAGCATGTGGACCGCCAATGCCGCCACCGTCGCGCCCGCTTCCGACACCGCGGACGGGCGCTGCCACATCGTCACCGCCAACCTGTCGCGGATGACCCACCGCAGCATCGAGGCGCGCGCCACCGAGGCGCAGCTCCGCGTCGCCTTCGCTGGCCCGGAGTTTGCCGTCCACGCCGCCGTGCCCTCGATCTTCGGCGACGAGGGCGCCGCCAATCACATGCGGCTGTGCGCCCGCCACGACGCGCCGGGAATCGAGGTCTTCGTCTACGGCGAGGAGGGCGGCCGCTTCCCCGCGCGCCAGAGCCGCCGCGCCTCCGAAGCCGTCGCGCGCCTGTCCGGCCTCGACCCGGCGCGCACATTGTTCGTCCAGCAGTCCCCCGAGGCCATTGCCGCCGGAGCCTTCCACAACGACGTCGTCGCGGTCGCCAACGAGACATTGCTGTTCGCGCACGAGCAGGCCTTCGCCGACCCGCAGCGCCTGTACGCCGATCTCGCGCGGCTGCTGCCGGAGGTCGTCGTCATCGAGGTGCCCGCCAGCGCCGTCAGCCTGAGCGATGCCATCGGCTCCTACCTGTTCAATTCGCAGCTGGTCACCGTCCCCGGCGGGGGCATGGCGCTGATCCTGCCCGGTGAGGCGCGCGACAACCGCCACGTCGCCGCCTGGCTGGACACGCTGCTCGCGGGCAATGGCCCGATCCGCGCGGTGCACTATGTCGAGGTCCGTGAATCGATGCGCAACGGCGGCGGCCCGGCGTGCCTCAGGCTGCGCGTCGTCGCCGATCCCGCGACCGTTGATCCGCGCTTCCTGGTCGACGCGGCCAAGCTCGACCGGCTCGAGCGCGTCGTCGCGGCACACTGGCCCGAAAGCATCGCGCCCGTCGATCTCGGCAACCCAGGGCTATGGCAGCAGGCGCGCGCTGCCCGTGCAGCGTTACTCGACGAACTCGGCCTGCCCGAACTGCTTTAG
- the astD gene encoding succinylglutamate-semialdehyde dehydrogenase, with protein sequence MSGSDLVSTDPCTGETVWSGPAGDPAAAVAAARAAFPGWARLPLAQRIDVVRTFQAVVREHADAFARLIARETGKPFWETKTEVASVAAKVDISIEAQAERAGHRSGEVAGIRQSLRHKPHGVLGVLGPYNFPAHLPNGHIVPALLAGNTVVFKPSELTPAVGEFMAKCWALAGLPHGVLELVQGGGETGRALAGDPGLDGLLFTGSPGTGAALARQFAETPGRILALEMGGNNPLVIWGEHDVDATAALIVQSAYLSAGQRCTCARRLIVGPGAEPLLERVTALIDRIIVGSPFDDPQPFMGPVIDGRAADRLQAGFADLVARGGESLRPMLRQDERPFLTPALVDVTAVANRADSEFFGPLLQLIRVADFDAALAEANATNFGLSAGLIGGDEALYERFWAGTRAGIVNWNRPTNGAASNAPFGGVGLSGNHRPSAYYAADYVAFPVASLEADVAEAHIATGLRDA encoded by the coding sequence ATGTCGGGTTCTGACCTCGTTTCCACCGACCCCTGCACCGGAGAGACCGTCTGGTCCGGCCCCGCCGGCGACCCCGCCGCCGCGGTCGCCGCGGCCCGCGCTGCCTTCCCGGGCTGGGCGCGCCTGCCGCTGGCCCAGCGCATCGACGTCGTCCGCACCTTCCAGGCCGTCGTCCGCGAGCACGCCGACGCCTTCGCCCGGTTGATCGCGCGCGAGACCGGCAAGCCGTTCTGGGAAACCAAGACCGAGGTCGCCAGCGTCGCCGCCAAGGTCGACATCTCGATCGAGGCGCAGGCCGAACGCGCCGGCCACCGCAGCGGCGAGGTCGCAGGCATCCGCCAGTCGCTCCGGCACAAGCCGCACGGCGTGCTCGGCGTGCTCGGGCCGTACAACTTTCCCGCACACCTGCCCAACGGCCACATCGTGCCGGCGCTGCTGGCCGGCAACACCGTAGTCTTCAAGCCGTCCGAGCTGACCCCGGCGGTCGGCGAATTCATGGCCAAATGCTGGGCGCTGGCGGGTCTGCCGCACGGCGTCCTCGAGCTGGTGCAGGGCGGCGGCGAGACCGGGCGCGCGCTCGCCGGCGACCCGGGCCTCGACGGGCTGTTGTTCACCGGCTCGCCCGGGACCGGCGCCGCGCTGGCGCGCCAGTTCGCCGAGACGCCGGGCCGCATCCTCGCGCTCGAGATGGGCGGCAACAATCCGCTGGTCATCTGGGGCGAGCACGACGTGGACGCCACCGCCGCGCTGATCGTGCAGTCGGCCTATCTGTCGGCGGGGCAGCGCTGCACCTGCGCGCGTCGCCTTATCGTCGGGCCGGGTGCCGAGCCCTTGCTCGAGCGCGTCACGGCGCTGATCGACCGCATCATCGTCGGCAGCCCGTTCGACGACCCGCAGCCGTTCATGGGCCCGGTCATCGACGGCCGCGCCGCGGACCGCCTGCAGGCCGGGTTCGCCGACCTAGTCGCGCGCGGCGGCGAGTCGCTGCGCCCGATGCTGCGGCAGGACGAGCGGCCGTTTCTGACGCCCGCGCTGGTCGACGTCACCGCCGTCGCCAACCGTGCCGACTCCGAGTTCTTCGGGCCGCTGCTGCAGCTGATCCGCGTCGCCGACTTCGACGCAGCGCTCGCCGAGGCCAACGCGACCAATTTCGGACTTTCGGCAGGCCTGATCGGCGGCGACGAGGCGCTGTACGAGCGCTTCTGGGCCGGCACCCGCGCCGGCATCGTCAACTGGAACCGCCCGACCAACGGTGCCGCCTCGAACGCCCCGTTTGGCGGCGTCGGCCTGAGCGGCAACCACCGCCCGAGCGCCTACTATGCCGCGGATTACGTCGCCTTCCCGGTCGCGTCGCTGGAGGCGGACGTCGCCGAGGCTCACATCGCGACGGGGCTGCGCGACGCGTGA
- a CDS encoding arginine N-succinyltransferase translates to MGWRVRPAGIADLDAFTELAMMTGGGFTSLPQDRDALAVRLERSDHAFATPIEAPANEVYVLVLEQASTGRVGGTALVFSRIGVEWPFYSYKLGILQQSSRELGRTLSIQMLNLTTDHDGASEVGGLFLHPDLRTGGLGRLLARSRYLFIAAHRARFGAKLLAELRGVLGDDGGSPFWDGLAAKFFGMSFQQADAFNALHGNQFIADLMPKHPIYTALLSEAARAVIGECHATGRPALRMLEAEGFGYDGYVDIFDGGPTLTARTDQVRTIRDSRALAVTALAKGPHELTRALLAIGRLRDFRAWIGHADTADGLTLPSGEAELMGVKLGDEVRHVGF, encoded by the coding sequence ATGGGCTGGCGCGTTCGTCCCGCCGGCATCGCCGACCTCGATGCCTTCACCGAGCTGGCGATGATGACGGGTGGCGGCTTCACGTCGTTGCCGCAGGACCGGGATGCGCTGGCGGTGCGCCTCGAGCGCTCCGACCACGCCTTCGCGACGCCGATCGAGGCCCCGGCGAACGAGGTCTACGTGCTGGTTCTCGAACAGGCCTCGACCGGGCGCGTCGGCGGCACCGCATTGGTCTTCAGCCGCATCGGCGTCGAATGGCCGTTCTATTCGTACAAGCTCGGAATCCTGCAGCAATCGTCGCGCGAGCTTGGACGTACATTGTCGATCCAGATGCTCAACCTGACCACCGACCACGACGGTGCCAGCGAGGTCGGCGGGCTGTTCCTCCACCCCGACCTGCGCACCGGCGGCCTCGGGCGCCTGCTGGCGCGCAGCCGCTACCTGTTCATCGCCGCGCACCGCGCCCGCTTCGGTGCGAAGTTGCTGGCCGAGCTGCGCGGCGTCCTCGGCGACGACGGCGGCTCGCCGTTCTGGGATGGGTTGGCCGCCAAGTTCTTCGGAATGAGCTTCCAACAGGCGGACGCGTTCAATGCGCTCCACGGCAACCAGTTCATCGCCGACCTGATGCCCAAGCACCCGATCTACACCGCGCTGCTCAGCGAAGCGGCGCGCGCCGTTATCGGCGAGTGCCACGCTACCGGCCGCCCGGCGCTGCGCATGCTCGAGGCCGAGGGCTTCGGCTACGACGGCTATGTCGACATCTTCGACGGCGGCCCGACCCTGACCGCACGCACCGACCAGGTCCGCACGATCCGCGACAGCCGGGCACTCGCGGTCACAGCGCTGGCAAAGGGGCCGCACGAACTGACCCGCGCGCTCCTTGCGATCGGGCGGCTGCGCGACTTCCGCGCCTGGATCGGGCACGCCGACACCGCGGACGGACTGACGCTGCCGAGCGGCGAGGCCGAGCTTATGGGCGTGAAACTGGGTGACGAGGTGCGGCATGTCGGGTTCTGA
- a CDS encoding hydrolase, whose translation MSCLRPDEAAALATIVSSEMLARVEAWAPINSGSRNLAGLAAMAQELLTAVAPLGGEARLADPTPVDAVAADGRKLPLPHGRNLHVVKRPEAPVRVLLTGHMDTVFAVDSPFQSCRWLDVTTLNGPGTADMKGGIAVMLAALAAFEGSAFADRLGWEIVINSDEEVSSLGSAALLAEAAKRCHLGLTYEPALPDGTLAGGRKGSGNFAAVVRGRAAHAGREIENGRNAVLAAADLALRLAALMIEHPGVNVNPAKIDGGGPNNIVPDLAVLRFNVRPTTPAEQTAITAAIDRLLVEVAAAHEVEITLDGSFARPPKPLDANQLRLFELVRDCGRDVGLSLAWRDTGGVCDGNNLAATGLAVVDTLGPRGGAIHSADEFLCTDSLVERARLSALLLMRLAQTGWVR comes from the coding sequence ATGTCGTGTCTCCGCCCCGATGAAGCCGCCGCGCTTGCGACGATCGTTTCTTCCGAAATGCTTGCGCGCGTCGAGGCGTGGGCTCCGATCAACAGCGGCAGTCGCAACCTGGCTGGTCTTGCCGCGATGGCGCAGGAACTGCTGACGGCGGTCGCTCCGCTCGGTGGCGAGGCCCGGCTGGCCGATCCGACGCCGGTCGATGCGGTGGCCGCGGACGGGCGCAAGTTGCCCCTGCCGCATGGCCGGAACCTGCACGTCGTCAAGCGCCCGGAGGCTCCCGTGCGGGTCCTGCTGACCGGGCACATGGACACCGTGTTCGCCGTCGACTCGCCGTTCCAGTCGTGCCGCTGGCTCGACGTGACGACGCTCAACGGCCCGGGCACCGCCGACATGAAGGGCGGCATCGCGGTCATGCTGGCAGCCTTGGCGGCGTTCGAGGGCTCCGCGTTCGCCGACCGGCTGGGGTGGGAGATCGTCATCAACAGCGACGAGGAAGTGTCTTCGCTCGGCTCGGCCGCATTACTGGCCGAAGCTGCGAAACGCTGCCACCTCGGCCTGACCTACGAGCCGGCACTCCCCGACGGCACGCTGGCGGGCGGCCGCAAGGGCAGCGGCAATTTCGCTGCGGTGGTCCGGGGCCGCGCCGCCCACGCCGGGCGCGAGATCGAGAACGGCCGCAACGCCGTGCTCGCCGCCGCCGACCTCGCGCTGCGCCTCGCCGCATTGATGATCGAGCACCCCGGCGTCAACGTCAACCCGGCGAAGATCGACGGCGGCGGTCCCAACAACATCGTCCCCGACCTCGCCGTGCTGCGCTTCAACGTGCGGCCGACGACGCCCGCCGAGCAGACCGCCATCACCGCCGCGATCGACCGCCTGCTGGTCGAGGTTGCCGCCGCGCACGAGGTTGAAATCACCCTCGACGGCAGCTTCGCGCGGCCACCGAAACCCCTCGACGCCAACCAGCTCCGCCTGTTCGAGCTGGTCCGCGACTGCGGGCGCGACGTCGGGCTGAGCCTCGCGTGGCGCGATACCGGCGGGGTCTGCGACGGCAACAACCTCGCTGCGACCGGCCTCGCGGTGGTCGACACGCTCGGCCCCCGCGGCGGCGCGATCCACTCGGCGGATGAGTTCCTGTGCACCGACAGCCTTGTCGAGCGGGCGCGGCTTTCGGCGCTCCTGTTGATGCGCCTCGCCCAGACCGGATGGGTACGCTGA
- a CDS encoding YdiU family protein, which yields MSDWQPSRAILELGPDFYDAVRAVDFPDHTLRFRNDRAAAEIGLDGLTDAAWLEHFGRFEPMPGSLEQPLALRYHGHQFRNYNPEIGDGRGFLFAQCRDERGRLLDLGTKGSGQTPYSRFGDGRLTLKGGVREVLATAQLGALGLDTSRTLSLVETGEELQRGDEPSPTRSAVMVRLNHSHVRYGSFQRLAAIQDEGGMARLVDYVLRHYFEPSADPYAALIDHAVTNAARQAAQMMAAGFVHGVLNTDNINITGEVFDYGPYRFAPTWDEHFTAAYFDHQGLYSFGRQPEALQWNVFQLALALRLVAPTEALRSALEAYSARYEAALTTALLKRLGVKPLGHARDTALAAAIVAGLRGTAMPLDRFWFDWRGGRLRAPSEADASYALPAFTPFVEQVTAYAPAVSTDHAYWAEAAPCGLLIGEIEAIWSRIAEADDWTMLNDKLFAIDRLRAAMRN from the coding sequence GTGAGCGACTGGCAGCCGTCGCGCGCTATCCTCGAACTCGGTCCGGACTTCTACGACGCCGTTCGGGCCGTCGACTTCCCGGATCACACGCTGCGCTTCCGCAACGACCGTGCCGCTGCCGAGATCGGCCTCGACGGGCTGACGGACGCGGCGTGGCTCGAGCATTTCGGGCGCTTCGAGCCGATGCCCGGAAGCCTCGAGCAACCGCTGGCGCTGCGCTACCACGGCCACCAGTTCCGGAACTACAATCCCGAGATCGGCGACGGCCGCGGCTTCCTGTTCGCGCAGTGCCGCGACGAGCGCGGCCGACTGCTCGACCTTGGCACCAAGGGTTCGGGCCAGACGCCGTACAGCCGCTTCGGCGATGGTCGCCTGACCCTCAAGGGTGGCGTCCGCGAGGTATTGGCGACGGCACAGCTCGGCGCGCTCGGGCTTGATACGTCGCGCACCCTGTCGCTGGTCGAGACCGGCGAGGAACTCCAGCGCGGTGACGAGCCCTCGCCGACGCGCTCCGCCGTCATGGTCCGGCTCAACCACAGCCACGTCCGCTACGGCAGCTTCCAGCGGCTCGCGGCGATCCAGGACGAGGGCGGCATGGCGCGGCTGGTCGACTACGTGCTGCGCCACTATTTCGAACCGTCGGCCGATCCCTACGCCGCCCTGATCGACCACGCGGTCACCAACGCCGCCCGCCAGGCCGCGCAGATGATGGCGGCGGGCTTCGTCCACGGCGTGCTCAACACCGACAACATCAACATTACCGGAGAGGTCTTCGACTACGGCCCCTACCGCTTCGCGCCGACCTGGGACGAGCATTTCACCGCTGCCTATTTCGACCATCAGGGCCTGTATTCGTTCGGGCGCCAGCCGGAGGCGCTGCAGTGGAACGTCTTCCAGCTCGCGCTGGCGCTGCGTCTGGTCGCCCCGACCGAGGCGCTGCGCTCGGCGCTCGAGGCGTATTCGGCGCGCTACGAGGCGGCGCTGACGACGGCGCTGCTCAAGCGGCTCGGGGTCAAGCCGCTCGGCCACGCCCGCGATACCGCGCTGGCGGCGGCGATCGTGGCGGGCCTGCGCGGCACCGCGATGCCGCTCGACCGCTTCTGGTTCGACTGGCGCGGCGGCCGGTTGCGCGCGCCGAGCGAGGCCGACGCGAGCTATGCGCTGCCTGCGTTCACGCCGTTCGTCGAACAGGTCACCGCCTACGCGCCCGCGGTTTCGACCGATCATGCCTATTGGGCCGAGGCAGCGCCGTGCGGTTTGCTGATCGGCGAGATCGAGGCGATCTGGTCGCGGATCGCCGAGGCGGACGACTGGACAATGCTCAACGACAAGCTTTTTGCGATCGATCGGCTACGCGCCGCAATGCGTAATTAA
- a CDS encoding TetR/AcrR family transcriptional regulator: MATRALDTNPPRVDTRSRRYDPAETRSRVLAAANMLFSTKGFAATGTADIAREADVSEGSIFYHFGSKQNLLGELGRRYGEAMIAAMQQEDRLEDLEPGVIVPRVFEFCANNNMWESITGSACEVGVLAVVKNPEGEPFYKASKDTTAVWIQHQMEVSLAHRGVTGINVPMAASFLHHVVGDAIELYLTASDDAARDAVVAETVRFVRAACGYTTGS, translated from the coding sequence GTGGCAACACGTGCGCTGGATACAAATCCGCCGCGGGTCGATACCCGCAGCCGCCGGTACGATCCCGCCGAAACGCGCAGCCGGGTCCTCGCCGCAGCGAACATGCTGTTCAGCACGAAGGGCTTCGCCGCCACCGGCACCGCCGACATCGCGCGCGAGGCGGATGTCTCGGAAGGCTCCATCTTCTATCACTTCGGGTCGAAGCAGAACCTGCTCGGCGAGCTCGGCCGCCGCTACGGCGAGGCGATGATCGCCGCCATGCAGCAGGAGGACCGCCTCGAGGATCTCGAACCCGGCGTCATCGTCCCCCGCGTCTTCGAATTCTGCGCCAACAACAACATGTGGGAATCGATCACCGGCTCGGCCTGCGAGGTCGGCGTGCTCGCGGTGGTCAAGAACCCCGAGGGCGAGCCCTTCTACAAGGCGTCGAAGGACACCACCGCGGTCTGGATCCAGCACCAGATGGAGGTCAGCCTGGCGCACCGCGGCGTCACCGGCATCAACGTCCCGATGGCGGCATCCTTCCTGCACCACGTCGTCGGCGATGCGATCGAGCTGTACCTGACCGCGTCCGACGATGCGGCGCGCGATGCGGTCGTCGCCGAGACGGTGCGCTTCGTCCGCGCCGCCTGCGGGTACACCACCGGCTCGTGA
- a CDS encoding NADP-dependent oxidoreductase, with translation MASRNSLATRNVWRLKHRPEGDIADGDLVYAAEDLPPIAEGQFLLRVIYLSLDPTNRIWMSDDEQYMPPVEMGAPMRGGIAGEVVESRKPGVAVGDRFLGLGEWTDLVVTDGTGLSPFPAIPGIDFAHQVGTLGLVGPTAYFGLLDIGQPKPGETLVVSSAAGGVGQIVGQIGKIMGCRVIGIAGGKAKCDYVVNELGFDACIDYKSQDVGTELDRLAPDGVDINFEQVGGHIMAAVLQRMKLFGRVPLCGLISQYNGHEDDPASIWTMMLMRRITVRGFIVLDFAHRFGEAAQALAGWMLAGKLKTRQDVRPGLENAATVVRELYTGGNFGKLLIEVSKP, from the coding sequence ATGGCATCGCGCAACAGCCTGGCTACACGCAACGTCTGGCGCCTGAAACACCGGCCCGAGGGCGACATCGCCGACGGCGACCTGGTCTACGCAGCGGAGGACCTGCCGCCGATCGCCGAGGGCCAGTTCCTGCTGCGCGTCATCTATTTGTCGCTCGATCCGACCAACCGCATCTGGATGAGCGACGACGAGCAGTACATGCCCCCGGTCGAGATGGGCGCCCCGATGCGCGGCGGCATCGCCGGCGAGGTCGTCGAGAGCCGCAAGCCCGGCGTCGCGGTCGGCGACCGCTTCCTCGGCCTCGGCGAGTGGACCGACCTGGTCGTCACCGACGGCACCGGGCTGTCGCCGTTCCCGGCGATCCCCGGCATCGACTTCGCCCATCAGGTCGGCACCCTCGGGCTGGTCGGGCCGACCGCCTACTTCGGCCTCCTCGACATCGGCCAGCCCAAGCCGGGCGAGACACTGGTGGTGTCGTCGGCGGCGGGCGGCGTCGGGCAGATCGTCGGCCAGATCGGCAAGATCATGGGCTGCCGCGTCATCGGCATCGCCGGCGGCAAGGCCAAGTGCGACTACGTCGTGAATGAGCTCGGCTTCGACGCCTGCATCGACTATAAATCGCAGGACGTCGGCACCGAACTCGACCGCCTCGCGCCCGACGGCGTCGACATCAACTTCGAGCAGGTCGGCGGGCATATCATGGCAGCGGTCCTGCAGCGCATGAAGCTGTTCGGGCGGGTGCCGCTGTGCGGACTGATCTCGCAGTACAACGGCCACGAGGACGACCCCGCCAGCATCTGGACGATGATGCTGATGCGCCGGATCACTGTCCGCGGCTTCATCGTGCTCGACTTCGCGCACCGCTTCGGGGAGGCCGCGCAGGCGCTGGCGGGCTGGATGCTCGCGGGCAAGCTCAAGACTCGCCAGGACGTCCGCCCCGGCCTCGAGAACGCCGCCACCGTGGTCCGCGAACTCTACACCGGCGGCAACTTCGGCAAGCTGCTGATCGAGGTGTCGAAACCTTGA
- a CDS encoding DUF4345 domain-containing protein, with amino-acid sequence MSRRDLLTRDGERRFLQITIAFLCLSPLGFGLIGMIKGTAGFGGLATPGVDSHFRYLSGLFFGIGVMAVTCIPRIEAMTERFRWVILFVVIGGLARLFGFAVAGPPHGAQFDAVFVELVATPLLGLWQRRVARRYR; translated from the coding sequence TTGAGCCGCCGCGACCTGCTGACCCGCGACGGCGAACGGCGGTTCCTGCAGATCACGATCGCGTTCCTGTGCCTGTCGCCGCTCGGCTTCGGGCTGATCGGCATGATCAAGGGGACCGCGGGCTTCGGCGGCCTCGCTACACCCGGGGTCGACAGTCACTTCCGCTACCTGTCGGGCCTCTTCTTCGGCATCGGCGTGATGGCGGTGACCTGCATCCCCCGCATTGAGGCGATGACCGAGCGCTTCCGCTGGGTGATCCTGTTCGTCGTCATCGGCGGGCTGGCGCGGCTGTTCGGGTTCGCGGTCGCGGGCCCACCCCACGGCGCGCAGTTCGACGCGGTGTTCGTCGAGCTGGTGGCGACGCCGCTGCTGGGCCTGTGGCAGCGGCGGGTGGCGCGCCGCTATCGCTGA
- the serB gene encoding phosphoserine phosphatase SerB gives MLLVTLIEPGLSAADLRVASDALRGPGGEPGAPVWLDDGEAADLGCKDLRAGDARAVLEAALPHVDVVVQDAHRPRRKRLLIADMDSTMIQCECIDELADYAGLKAEVAAVTEAAMRGELDFVAALDARVALLKGMDASVIERCRAERVRLTPGAVTLVRTMRAAGARTILVSGGFTAFADPVGAEIGFERVVANRLGIADGRLTGTVARPVVDAATKRAELIAANVPLEACLAVGDGANDIPMLEAAGLGIAFHAKPKAAAAADAHVRNGDLSALLWAQGYSRREWAR, from the coding sequence ATGCTGCTCGTCACGCTCATCGAGCCCGGCTTGTCGGCGGCGGACCTCCGCGTGGCAAGCGACGCCTTGCGCGGCCCCGGCGGCGAACCCGGTGCGCCGGTCTGGCTCGACGACGGCGAGGCGGCCGACCTCGGCTGCAAGGACCTGCGGGCCGGGGATGCGCGCGCGGTGCTGGAGGCGGCGCTGCCGCACGTCGACGTCGTCGTGCAGGACGCCCATCGCCCGCGCCGCAAGCGGCTGCTGATTGCCGACATGGATTCGACGATGATCCAGTGCGAGTGCATCGACGAGCTGGCGGACTATGCCGGACTCAAGGCCGAGGTTGCGGCGGTGACCGAGGCGGCGATGCGCGGCGAACTCGATTTCGTCGCGGCGCTCGATGCGCGGGTGGCGCTGCTGAAAGGCATGGATGCGAGCGTGATCGAGCGCTGCCGGGCCGAGCGGGTGCGGCTGACGCCCGGTGCGGTGACATTGGTGAGGACGATGCGGGCGGCGGGTGCGCGGACCATCCTCGTGTCGGGCGGCTTCACGGCCTTCGCCGATCCGGTCGGGGCGGAAATCGGCTTCGAGCGCGTCGTCGCCAACCGGCTGGGGATTGCGGACGGCAGGCTGACCGGCACCGTCGCGCGGCCCGTCGTCGATGCCGCGACCAAGCGTGCGGAGCTGATCGCGGCGAACGTGCCACTGGAGGCGTGTCTCGCGGTCGGCGACGGGGCGAACGACATCCCGATGCTGGAGGCGGCGGGACTGGGCATCGCCTTCCACGCCAAGCCCAAGGCGGCGGCGGCGGCGGACGCGCACGTCCGCAACGGCGACCTCAGTGCCCTGCTATGGGCACAAGGCTATAGCCGCCGGGAGTGGGCCCGGTGA
- the miaA gene encoding tRNA (adenosine(37)-N6)-dimethylallyltransferase MiaA — protein sequence MNSPGKRPLMGGGAVAVIAGATATGKSAVALALAEALAATGGGTIINADASQLYADLRILTARPSDADLARAPHRLYGVIDGAEACSAAAWAVLARAEVDAALAAGRLPILVGGTGLYLRTLLEGIATVPPIPTEVRDAVRALAPDEARAALEAEDPAAAARLHAADRQRTLRALEVVRATGRTLAEWQGAVTGGLAATHRIVPVIVSRDREELYRRCDARVDAMLANGAVAEVAALLDRRLPSDSPVLRAIGVGPLAEHLAGRATVAEARARIALDTRRYAKRQSTWWRNQTPEWPQRDGGLGDINEIVSELFTNNELMLP from the coding sequence ATGAACTCTCCCGGGAAACGGCCTCTGATGGGAGGCGGGGCGGTCGCGGTTATCGCGGGCGCGACCGCGACCGGCAAGTCGGCGGTCGCGCTGGCACTGGCCGAGGCGCTGGCGGCGACGGGCGGCGGCACCATCATCAACGCCGACGCGAGCCAGCTCTACGCCGACCTCCGCATCCTGACGGCGCGCCCGAGCGATGCCGATCTCGCCCGCGCCCCGCACCGGCTCTACGGCGTCATCGACGGGGCGGAGGCGTGCTCGGCAGCAGCATGGGCGGTCCTGGCGCGCGCCGAGGTCGACGCCGCACTCGCGGCGGGCCGCCTGCCGATCCTCGTCGGCGGGACCGGGCTCTATCTCCGCACCCTGCTCGAGGGCATCGCCACGGTACCGCCGATCCCCACCGAGGTCCGCGACGCTGTGCGCGCCCTCGCTCCCGACGAGGCCCGCGCTGCACTTGAAGCCGAGGACCCCGCCGCCGCCGCGCGCCTCCACGCCGCCGATCGCCAGCGCACGCTGCGCGCTCTCGAGGTCGTCCGCGCCACCGGGCGCACGCTCGCTGAGTGGCAGGGTGCAGTGACCGGCGGGCTGGCTGCAACGCATCGCATCGTGCCGGTGATCGTCTCGCGCGACCGCGAAGAACTCTACCGACGTTGCGATGCGCGGGTCGATGCGATGCTCGCGAACGGAGCCGTCGCCGAGGTCGCCGCTCTCCTCGACCGTCGCCTGCCCTCAGACTCGCCGGTGCTGCGCGCCATCGGCGTCGGGCCGCTCGCCGAGCATCTGGCCGGCCGCGCCACCGTTGCCGAAGCGCGCGCCCGCATCGCGCTCGATACCCGTCGCTACGCCAAGCGGCAGTCGACGTGGTGGCGCAACCAAACTCCGGAGTGGCCGCAACGCGATGGCGGCTTAGGAGACATTAACGAAATAGTGTCGGAATTGTTTACAAATAACGAACTGATGCTGCCGTAA